The following are encoded in a window of Clostridium thermarum genomic DNA:
- the gatC gene encoding Asp-tRNA(Asn)/Glu-tRNA(Gln) amidotransferase subunit GatC, translated as MNISTEEVNRIAKLAKLKFSEAETIKLTSEFEKILEHFHSMDKLALDDIDLHALEKGAQTSLRKDEVEVFEDKESLFVNAKTVRDRYIEVPKIIE; from the coding sequence ATGAATATATCTACAGAAGAAGTTAATCGTATAGCAAAATTGGCAAAGCTAAAATTCAGCGAGGCTGAGACTATAAAGCTTACATCAGAGTTTGAAAAGATCTTAGAGCATTTTCATTCCATGGATAAATTAGCTCTAGATGATATAGATTTACATGCTTTAGAAAAGGGAGCCCAAACTTCCCTGCGAAAGGATGAAGTTGAAGTTTTTGAGGATAAGGAAAGTCTTTTTGTTAATGCAAAGACTGTCAGAGACCGGTATATTGAAGTTCCAAAGATTATTGAGTAA
- the gatA gene encoding Asp-tRNA(Asn)/Glu-tRNA(Gln) amidotransferase subunit GatA produces the protein MDYESLSALDIVEGIKSGKFTPKEIIKECFKRINETEGTVNAFITLCEEEALERAKYLEEKIRRGEKLGRLAGVPIAIKDNICTKGIKTTCASKMLEDFVPPYHATVIEKLLQEDAIIVGKTNMDEFAMGSSTENSAFKITKNPAALDRVPGGSSGGSAAAVAAKMVPIALGSDTGGSIRQPAAFCGVVGFKPTYGSVSRYGLIAFGSSLDQIGSFSRTVEDSALLLEVIEGKDKMDGTSVDLSRTSSYEEDMKKGLSGLKVALPKQFFAEGLDCEIAASIRACKKILEDSGAVVNEVDMPISSEGLSSYYIISSAEASSNLSRYDGIRYGYRTTEFHDIDELIEKSRSEGFGEEVKRRIMLGTFTLSSGYYDAYYNKAQKLRRKLKEEFNSVLEKYDLILGPVSPALPFKLGEKVSDPMSMYLTDIYTVNVNLTGLPAISMPCGLSSEGLPIGLQLIGPSFEEGKLFRAAAALEEKLA, from the coding sequence ATGGACTATGAAAGCTTAAGTGCATTAGATATAGTTGAAGGAATAAAAAGTGGAAAATTTACCCCAAAGGAGATTATAAAAGAATGTTTCAAAAGAATAAACGAGACTGAGGGCACTGTAAATGCCTTTATCACTCTTTGTGAAGAAGAAGCCTTGGAAAGAGCGAAATACCTGGAAGAAAAAATCCGCCGCGGTGAAAAGCTGGGAAGGCTTGCCGGAGTACCAATCGCTATTAAAGATAATATATGTACAAAAGGGATAAAAACCACCTGTGCTTCTAAAATGCTAGAAGATTTTGTTCCGCCCTACCATGCCACAGTCATAGAAAAGCTGTTACAGGAGGACGCCATAATAGTTGGAAAAACCAATATGGATGAATTCGCTATGGGGTCCTCAACAGAAAACTCTGCCTTTAAGATCACAAAGAACCCAGCAGCCTTGGACAGAGTTCCCGGTGGTTCCTCCGGCGGTTCTGCTGCTGCAGTGGCAGCAAAGATGGTGCCAATAGCCCTAGGTTCCGATACAGGAGGTTCCATAAGACAACCAGCAGCCTTTTGTGGTGTAGTGGGCTTTAAACCCACCTATGGCTCAGTGTCAAGATATGGCCTAATAGCCTTTGGTTCCTCTTTAGATCAGATTGGATCCTTTTCTAGAACTGTAGAGGACAGTGCTCTCCTATTGGAAGTTATAGAAGGAAAAGATAAAATGGACGGTACCTCCGTTGACTTATCAAGAACTAGCAGTTATGAGGAAGATATGAAAAAAGGCCTAAGCGGACTGAAGGTTGCCCTGCCAAAGCAATTCTTTGCAGAGGGTTTAGATTGTGAAATAGCAGCCTCAATTAGGGCTTGTAAAAAAATACTGGAAGACTCCGGTGCTGTGGTGAATGAAGTTGATATGCCTATATCATCAGAAGGCCTATCTTCCTATTACATCATATCCTCAGCTGAGGCCAGCTCCAATTTATCCAGATATGATGGAATAAGATATGGTTACAGGACTACTGAATTCCATGATATTGATGAATTGATAGAAAAAAGCCGCAGCGAGGGCTTTGGTGAAGAAGTAAAGAGAAGGATAATGCTTGGTACTTTCACCCTATCCTCCGGCTATTATGATGCCTACTATAACAAGGCTCAAAAGCTTAGAAGAAAGCTTAAAGAAGAATTTAACTCAGTGCTTGAAAAATATGACTTGATACTGGGACCTGTATCACCTGCTCTCCCCTTTAAATTAGGTGAGAAAGTAAGCGATCCTATGTCTATGTATCTTACAGATATTTATACCGTTAACGTCAATCTCACAGGACTGCCGGCAATATCCATGCCCTGCGGTTTAAGCAGCGAAGGTCTTCCTATAGGCCTGCAGCTTATAGGTCCGTCTTTTGAAGAAGGCAAGTTGTTTAGAGCTGCTGCTGCCCTGGAAGAAAAACTAGCATAA
- the gatB gene encoding Asp-tRNA(Asn)/Glu-tRNA(Gln) amidotransferase subunit GatB codes for MSFETIIGLEIHAELNTKSKIFCSCSTKFGAKPNANTCPVCLGLPGTLPVLNEEVVNLAVKAGIALNCKINLVNKFDRKNYFYPDLPKAYQISQFDLPICTEGFIEFECEGKPVKVRINRIHLEEDAGKLIHLEQEPVSLIDYNRVGVPLIEIVTEPDLRSAAEAVAFLKNLKAILEYGEISDCKMEQGSLRCDANISLRPVGSNKLNTKVELKNINSFKELQKAIEKEEKRQRELYMFGEGFKIKQETRRWDSGKGRTVPMRSKEEAHDYRYFPEPDLTPVILTEAAVAELKSTMTELPAEKKIRFQESYGLTKKEIDILIEDKALGDYYEKVVALGTNAKTAANWILTDMLKLLKERSMESISIPVKPDYLSQLIALIDAGKISNTAAKEVLEEMFGSDKTPEEIVQYKGLSQISSNEELLELIQKILAEHPQSIEDYHNGKPQAAGFLMGQVMKASKGKANPKLAKELLEEELKKMPVA; via the coding sequence ATGAGTTTTGAAACTATAATTGGCCTGGAAATCCATGCTGAATTAAATACAAAATCAAAAATTTTCTGTAGTTGCTCCACAAAGTTTGGTGCAAAGCCTAACGCAAATACCTGTCCGGTATGTTTGGGACTTCCCGGAACCCTGCCGGTATTGAACGAAGAGGTTGTTAATTTAGCGGTAAAAGCAGGTATAGCTTTGAACTGCAAAATAAACTTAGTAAACAAATTTGACAGAAAAAATTACTTTTATCCTGATCTGCCAAAGGCTTACCAGATATCACAGTTTGATCTCCCCATCTGTACTGAAGGCTTTATTGAGTTCGAATGTGAGGGAAAACCGGTAAAGGTAAGAATAAACAGGATACATTTAGAGGAGGATGCTGGAAAACTTATTCATTTAGAGCAGGAGCCTGTGTCTCTCATAGACTATAACCGTGTGGGAGTACCACTGATTGAAATTGTAACAGAGCCGGACCTTAGGTCTGCAGCTGAAGCGGTAGCCTTCCTGAAAAATCTGAAGGCCATCTTGGAATATGGTGAAATTTCCGATTGTAAAATGGAGCAGGGTTCTTTAAGATGTGATGCAAATATCTCCTTACGCCCTGTTGGCTCTAACAAATTAAATACAAAGGTTGAGCTTAAAAATATAAACTCCTTTAAGGAACTTCAAAAGGCCATAGAAAAAGAAGAAAAGAGACAGAGAGAACTTTATATGTTTGGTGAAGGTTTTAAAATTAAACAGGAAACCAGAAGATGGGACAGTGGTAAAGGCCGAACAGTGCCTATGCGTTCCAAGGAAGAAGCTCATGACTATAGATACTTCCCGGAACCGGATCTGACCCCTGTTATTTTGACAGAAGCTGCCGTTGCAGAGCTTAAGAGCACCATGACAGAACTTCCGGCCGAAAAGAAAATCCGTTTCCAAGAAAGCTACGGCTTAACCAAAAAAGAAATTGATATATTAATAGAAGATAAGGCCCTTGGGGATTACTATGAAAAGGTAGTGGCACTGGGCACTAATGCCAAGACTGCGGCTAACTGGATTCTTACAGATATGCTGAAGCTCCTAAAGGAAAGATCTATGGAGAGTATCTCCATACCAGTAAAACCTGACTACCTATCCCAGCTTATAGCCTTAATTGACGCCGGAAAAATAAGCAATACCGCCGCCAAGGAAGTATTAGAAGAAATGTTTGGCTCAGACAAGACACCGGAGGAGATCGTTCAATACAAGGGACTGTCCCAAATAAGCTCCAATGAAGAGTTATTAGAACTTATACAGAAGATTTTAGCTGAACATCCTCAGTCCATTGA